Proteins co-encoded in one Quercus robur chromosome 8, dhQueRobu3.1, whole genome shotgun sequence genomic window:
- the LOC126695493 gene encoding desmethylxanthohumol 6'-O-methyltransferase-like isoform X5, with amino-acid sequence MEAKEAEAELQGQADIWKYMLSFADSMAVKCAVELRIADIINMHGGPMTLSQIIAGIPDAHSPDISYLTRIMRLLVRRKIFTTQSDHHPSEGGDTLYGLTHSSRWLLHDSKMTLAPMLLMEDHPLLMAPWHCFSQCVKEGGIAFKKTHGREVWDFGSVNPEFNKLFNDGMACTANIVMNTIVSEYKDGFGSVGSLVDVGGGTGSVLAEIVKSYPHIKGINFDLPHVVAMAPIYDGITHVGGDMFEAIPNADAVFMKVARKGLNSSGRKYWKKEAFLATISSKFQLYHPLLRRTQSDMVMM; translated from the exons GCAGAGCTACAAGGGCAAGCTGATATATGGAAATACATGTTGAGCTTTGCAGATTCCATGGCAGTGAAATGTGCTGTGGAGCTCCGCATAGCTGACATTATAAACATGCATGGTGGCCCAATGACCTTGTCCCAGATAATAGCTGGTATTCCTGATGCACACTCCCCAGATATCAGCTACCTCACACGCATCATGAGATTGCTAGTCCGCAGAAAGATCTTCACCACACAGTCAGATCATCATCCATCAGAAGGTGGAGACACTCTGTACGGCCTGACCCACTCATCAAGATGGCTGTTGCATGATTCCAAGATGACCCTAGCTCCTATGCTACTCATGGAGGACCATCCTTTGCTAATGGCGCCGTGGCACTGTTTCAGCCAATGTGTCAAAGAAGGTGGCATAGCCTTTAAAAAGACTCATGGCCGTGAGGTTTGGGATTTTGGTTCTGTAAATCCTGAATTCAACAAATTGTTCAATGATGGCATGGCTTGTACGGCCAATATTGTGATGAATACTATTGTCTCTGAGTATAAAGATGGTTTTGGTTCTGTGGGATCATTAGTTGATGTGGGAGGTGGGACCGGTAGTGTGCTAGCTGAGATTGTGAAATCCTATCCACACATCAAAGGTATTAACTTTGATCTACCACATGTTGTTGCTATGGCACCCATTTATGATGGAATCACACATGTTGGAGGAGACATGTTTGAAGCCATTCCAAACGCTGATGCAGTTTTCATGAAG GTGGCAAGGAAAGGACTGAACTCGAGTGGAAGAAAGTATTGGAAGAAGGAGGCTTTCCTCGCTACAATATCATCAAAATTTCAGCTTTACCATCCATTATTGAGGCGTACCCAAAGTGATATGGTTATGATGTAG
- the LOC126695493 gene encoding xanthohumol 4-O-methyltransferase-like isoform X1, with translation MEAKEAEAELQGQADIWKYMLSFADSMAVKCAVELRIADIINMHGGPMTLSQIIAGIPDAHSPDISYLTRIMRLLVRRKIFTTQSDHHPSEGGDTLYGLTHSSRWLLHDSKMTLAPMLLMEDHPLLMAPWHCFSQCVKEGGIAFKKTHGREVWDFGSVNPEFNKLFNDGMACTANIVMNTIVSEYKDGFGSVGSLVDVGGGTGSVLAEIVKSYPHIKGINFDLPHVVAMAPIYDGITHVGGDMFEAIPNADAVFMKWIMHDWNDESCVKILKNCRKAIPEETGKVIIVDVVLQPEGNGLFDDTCLVFDLLMIAHSSGGKERTELEWKKVLEEGGFPRYNIIKISALPSIIEAYPK, from the exons GCAGAGCTACAAGGGCAAGCTGATATATGGAAATACATGTTGAGCTTTGCAGATTCCATGGCAGTGAAATGTGCTGTGGAGCTCCGCATAGCTGACATTATAAACATGCATGGTGGCCCAATGACCTTGTCCCAGATAATAGCTGGTATTCCTGATGCACACTCCCCAGATATCAGCTACCTCACACGCATCATGAGATTGCTAGTCCGCAGAAAGATCTTCACCACACAGTCAGATCATCATCCATCAGAAGGTGGAGACACTCTGTACGGCCTGACCCACTCATCAAGATGGCTGTTGCATGATTCCAAGATGACCCTAGCTCCTATGCTACTCATGGAGGACCATCCTTTGCTAATGGCGCCGTGGCACTGTTTCAGCCAATGTGTCAAAGAAGGTGGCATAGCCTTTAAAAAGACTCATGGCCGTGAGGTTTGGGATTTTGGTTCTGTAAATCCTGAATTCAACAAATTGTTCAATGATGGCATGGCTTGTACGGCCAATATTGTGATGAATACTATTGTCTCTGAGTATAAAGATGGTTTTGGTTCTGTGGGATCATTAGTTGATGTGGGAGGTGGGACCGGTAGTGTGCTAGCTGAGATTGTGAAATCCTATCCACACATCAAAGGTATTAACTTTGATCTACCACATGTTGTTGCTATGGCACCCATTTATGATGGAATCACACATGTTGGAGGAGACATGTTTGAAGCCATTCCAAACGCTGATGCAGTTTTCATGAAG TGGATCATGCATGATTGGAATGATGAAAGTTGTgtcaagattttgaaaaattgccGAAAAGCAATACCAGAAGAGACTGGAAAAGTTATTATTGTAGATGTTGTGCTACAGCCAGAGGGTAACGGTCTATTTGATGACACATGTTTAGTATTTGATTTGCTTATGATTGCACATTCCTCAGGTGGCAAGGAAAGGACTGAACTCGAGTGGAAGAAAGTATTGGAAGAAGGAGGCTTTCCTCGCTACAATATCATCAAAATTTCAGCTTTACCATCCATTATTGAGGCGTACCCAAAGTGA
- the LOC126695493 gene encoding xanthohumol 4-O-methyltransferase-like isoform X2: MEAKEAEAELQGQADIWKYMLSFADSMAVKCAVELRIADIINMHGGPMTLSQIIAGIPDAHSPDISYLTRIMRLLVRRKIFTTQSDHHPSEGGDTLYGLTHSSRWLLHDSKMTLAPMLLMEDHPLLMAPWHCFSQCVKEGGIAFKKTHGREVWDFGSVNPEFNKLFNDGMACTANIVMNTIVSEYKDGFGSVGSLVDVGGGTGSVLAEIVKSYPHIKGINFDLPHVVAMAPIYDGITHVGGDMFEAIPNADAVFMKWIMHDWNDESCVKILKNCRKAIPEETGKVIIVDVVLQPEGGKERTELEWKKVLEEGGFPRYNIIKISALPSIIEAYPK; the protein is encoded by the exons GCAGAGCTACAAGGGCAAGCTGATATATGGAAATACATGTTGAGCTTTGCAGATTCCATGGCAGTGAAATGTGCTGTGGAGCTCCGCATAGCTGACATTATAAACATGCATGGTGGCCCAATGACCTTGTCCCAGATAATAGCTGGTATTCCTGATGCACACTCCCCAGATATCAGCTACCTCACACGCATCATGAGATTGCTAGTCCGCAGAAAGATCTTCACCACACAGTCAGATCATCATCCATCAGAAGGTGGAGACACTCTGTACGGCCTGACCCACTCATCAAGATGGCTGTTGCATGATTCCAAGATGACCCTAGCTCCTATGCTACTCATGGAGGACCATCCTTTGCTAATGGCGCCGTGGCACTGTTTCAGCCAATGTGTCAAAGAAGGTGGCATAGCCTTTAAAAAGACTCATGGCCGTGAGGTTTGGGATTTTGGTTCTGTAAATCCTGAATTCAACAAATTGTTCAATGATGGCATGGCTTGTACGGCCAATATTGTGATGAATACTATTGTCTCTGAGTATAAAGATGGTTTTGGTTCTGTGGGATCATTAGTTGATGTGGGAGGTGGGACCGGTAGTGTGCTAGCTGAGATTGTGAAATCCTATCCACACATCAAAGGTATTAACTTTGATCTACCACATGTTGTTGCTATGGCACCCATTTATGATGGAATCACACATGTTGGAGGAGACATGTTTGAAGCCATTCCAAACGCTGATGCAGTTTTCATGAAG TGGATCATGCATGATTGGAATGATGAAAGTTGTgtcaagattttgaaaaattgccGAAAAGCAATACCAGAAGAGACTGGAAAAGTTATTATTGTAGATGTTGTGCTACAGCCAGAGG GTGGCAAGGAAAGGACTGAACTCGAGTGGAAGAAAGTATTGGAAGAAGGAGGCTTTCCTCGCTACAATATCATCAAAATTTCAGCTTTACCATCCATTATTGAGGCGTACCCAAAGTGA